A DNA window from Acropora palmata chromosome 12, jaAcrPala1.3, whole genome shotgun sequence contains the following coding sequences:
- the LOC141860516 gene encoding uncharacterized protein LOC141860516 has translation MRDCLEEIINENCLLTLTQINHELRRRLPVKPEIHDRTVSRTLDGMLFRVKLARPLPADRNRPDVLNKRVDYATWFMNYAVVRHCVFVDECGYNIWTARSHGRARQGERAYRQVCGQRGRNLTVTMAISPINGLVFSSAFVGGMNAARFDNFLTQARTNLDPEESVIFVYDGAPAHRNPTVPAPNTELKMLPPYSPFLNIVEQTISCLKAAIKADISRPEIQRRMDDRDEARVRGIPLGEFRTQQLHEALHRNIDTITAAKSAQWYRFMQTYLPKCLNREVIEG, from the coding sequence ATGAGAGATTGTCTCGAGGAGATCATCAACGAAAACTGTTTACTCACACTTACTCAGATAAACCACGAACTGAGGAGAAGACTACCAGTCAAACCCGAGATCCATGACCGCACCGTATCAAGGACATTAGACGGGATGCTGTTTCGAGTAAAACTGGCAAGGCCCCTCCCTGCTGACAGAAACAGACCTGATGTGCTGAACAAGAGAGTCGATTACGCGACATGGTTTATGAACTATGCCGTAGTGCGACACTGTGTGTTTGTAGACGAATGCGGCTACAACATCTGGACGGCCAGAAGTCACGGTAGAGCGCGGCAAGGAGAGAGAGCCTATCGCCAAGTTTGCGGCCAGCGAGGAAGAAACTTGACTGTGACAATGGCAATATCGCCTATTAATGGACTTGTGTTTTCCTCCGCTTTTGTTGGCGGAATGAATGCAGCGCGTTTCGATAATTTCCTGACACAGGCAAGGACAAATCTGGATCCAGAAGAGTCCGTTATCTTTGTATATGACGGAGCACCGGCCCACCGAAACCCTACCGTTCCCGCCCCAAACACGGAGTTGAAAATGCTTCCTCCCTATAGTCCTTTTTTAAACATCGTGGAGCAGACAATTAGTTGTCTGAAAGCAGCAATTAAGGCCGACATCTCTCGTCCGGAAATCCAAAGACGTATGGATGACAGAGATGAAGCCAGAGTCCGAGGAATTCCACTAGGGGAGTTTCGAACACAGCAACTACATGAGGCTCTGCACCGaaatattgacacaattacagCAGCTAAAAGTGCGCAATGGTACCGCTTCATGCAGACCTATCtgccaaaatgtttaaatagaGAGGTTATTGAAGGGTAA